In Fusarium musae strain F31 chromosome 7, whole genome shotgun sequence, a single window of DNA contains:
- a CDS encoding hypothetical protein (EggNog:ENOG41) — MALQPYRSGLWRSSHAARALIPCVRTYATDSTPESFKTKTPSSSGVVPRWSQTPAAMKAPLQLDWAKNPQNKVWTVNNDPKRLDEVYERLLGPGGSKLLPEELKWLAVTHKSFDQGRRGFNDRLALLGRMALVMETTKTIVAQGPLGTPSFDDGFDRQPFVHSNLQSVDNLSVKGPKDIVGKERLSGLAAEVGLIDVVRWKPKQVQKLRASGADVVLNGAIMAIIGAITLQHGAVVASQVIRERILSRLQD, encoded by the exons ATGGCCCTCCAACCCTACCGCTCCGGCTTATGGCGGAGCAGCCATGCCGCCCGAGCCCTCATTCCCTGCGTGCGCACCTACGCTACCGACTCGACACCCGAATccttcaagaccaagaccccgTCTTCCTCTGGTGTCGTGCCACGATGGAGCCAGACGCCTGCTGCTATGAAGGCGCCGCTGCAACTCGACTGGGCAAAGAACCCACAGAACAAGGTCTGGACTGTCAACAACGATCCCAAGAGGTTGGACGAGGTATACGAGCGCCTACTGGGTCCTGGGGGCAGCAAACTCCTACCCGAAGAGCTCAAGTGGTTGGCTGTCACGCACAAGAGCTTTGATCAGGGGCGGAGAGGATTCAACGACCGATTGGCACTTTTAG GACGAATGGCTCTTGTCATGGAGACAACAAAGACAATTGTTGCGCAAGGTCCACTTGGGACGCCGAGTTTCGATGACGGATTTGATCGCCAGCCATTCGTGCATTCAAATTTGCAATCGGTAGACAATCTCTCTGTCAAAGGACCAAAAGACATCGTCGGCAAGGAGAGACTATCTGGTTTGGCAGCCGAAGTGGGATTGATCGATGTTGTGCGGTGGAAGCCCAAACAG GTTCAAAAACTCCGAGCTTCTGGTGCCGATGTCGTGCTCAACGgtgccatcatggccatcatTGGTGCCATCACATTACAGCATGGAGCAGTAGTGGCGTCACAGGTTATCAGAGAGAGGATATTGTCAAGACTACAGGATTGA
- a CDS encoding hypothetical protein (EggNog:ENOG41) produces MPRKALIHHYSYRSLIIPPILLAAATIVALFLHSDVNFALLWSQCHSHARLPGISRIPALGTPLCYLISFFRAALHSLRSRAVMGVVLAFIGGLLTVSTVESARICNAPNVLIAYPTGPWLVFDLVGGAVVWELVIIPAFLHRARSVLSAQRDEGGDVHQIFTSHHLPDSELMAIPISVAFGYFLPSFLMLFYTTPETIGIWLFFPIYVEIIRQIIRHTISALRRVDPTLVHLASNRWSLLFVYILPLICSVLAHVSFIWSLTRPDDRKEMTRSIIVFIEVNSQFIFWTVLYWMLVEVGWRVPLTTIITSIVVGPGAGTCVGWIYREKLIHHDNEQDNGDNAQTADEETPLLQ; encoded by the coding sequence ATGCCTCGGAAAGCACTTATTCACCACTACTCATATCGCTCCCTAATCATCCCACCAATCCTCCtagcagcagcaaccatcgtcgctctcttcctccactCAGACGTCAACTTTGCTCTTCTCTGGTCCCAATGCCACTCCCACGCTCGTCTCCCAGGCATTAGTCGCATTCCAGCTCTAGGAACACCTCTATGCtatctcatcagcttcttccGCGCCGCGCTTCACTCACTGCGCAGTCGCGCGGTCATGGGCGTTGTTCTAGCCTTCATCGGCGGTCTCTTGACAGTGAGCACCGTTGAATCAGCGCGTATCTGCAATGCGCCGAACGTTCTCATCGCGTATCCTACTGGTCCGTGGCTGGTGTTTGATCTTGTGGGTGGTGCTGTCGTTTGGGAGCTTGTTATTATTCCTGCGTTTCTGCATCGTGCGAGAAGTGTTTTGAGTGCACAGAGAGATGAAGGTGGTGACGTCCACCAGATATTTAcaagtcatcatcttcctgatAGTGAGCTCATGGCTATTCCTATCAGCGTGGCGTTTGGTTACTTTCTTCCATCTTTTCTGATGCTGTTCTATACAACTCCCGAGACGATCGGcatctggctcttcttcccgATCTACGTGGAGATCATTCGCCAGATCATTCGACACACTATCTCTGCGTTGAGGAGGGTTGACCCAACACTTGTCCATCTGGCATCCAATCGGTGGTCTCTGCTGTTTGTTTACATACTGCCCTTGATCTGCTCAGTTCTGGCGCATGTTTCTTTCATCTGGAGCTTGACTCGACCCGACGACCGCAAAGAAATGACAAGGTCAATCATTGTCTTTATTGAAGTCAACTCCCAGTTCATCTTCTGGACCGTTCTGTACTGGATGTTGGTGGAGGTTGGGTGGCGGGTTCCTTTGACAACAATCATCACCTCCATTGTTGTTGGACCTGGCGCTGGAACGTGCGTTGGGTGGATATACCGAGAGAAGCTCATTCATCACGACAATGAGCAAGACAATGGAGACAACGCTCAAACAGCAGATGAGGAGACGCCTTTGTTGCAATGA